In a single window of the Raphanus sativus cultivar WK10039 chromosome 9, ASM80110v3, whole genome shotgun sequence genome:
- the LOC130500326 gene encoding ethylene-responsive transcription factor ERF118-like, with amino-acid sequence MQSSRNQQPLRKVRILVNDPYATDDDSSSDEGDETKMRRIVRVVNFPPLESVAPPPPPRVAESASVSSSQDSTKTISKKAAAASRPRCSKKKPVGVRQRKWGKWAAEIRHPITKIRTWLGTFDTEEAAHQAYKVKRKEYDALLSTTTNDSVSETSQCSRSSPPEQDTSASTPTTNKLKEEIKIAPATGVDSSKEVLFGFNFAELPIPDLGFFAEDEGQMAADLGFFAEENLDCLFTDDQFDDFTMLGFEDSGGGPSELPDWDFPDVEFDSSFFFADYHQHIPLKSFAA; translated from the coding sequence ATGCAATCCTCAAGAAACCAACAGCCTTTGAGAAAAGTCAGGATCTTGGTCAACGATCCTTACGCAACCGATGATGATTCATCTAGCGACGAGGGAGACGAGACCAAGATGAGACGCATCGTCCGCGTTGTTAACTTCCCACCTCTGGAGTCtgttgctcctcctcctcctcctcgtgtTGCTGAGTCTGCTTCTGTGAGTTCTTCACAGGACAGCACCAAAACAATCAGCAAGAAAGCAGCAGCAGCTTCTCGTCCTCGGTGTTCTAAGAAGAAGCCTGTTGGTGTCAGGCAGAGGAAATGGGGTAAATGGGCTGCTGAGATTAGACATCCCATCACCAAAATCAGGACCTGGTTGGGTACTTTTGACACCGAAGAAGCAGCTCATCAAGCTTATAAAGTCAAGAGGAAAGAGTATGACGCACTTCTCTCCACTACTACTAATGACTCCGTGTCTGAGACTAGTCAATGCTCTCGCTCTTCACCTCCTGAGCAAGACACTTCAGCTTCAACACCAACTACTAATAAGCTTAAAGAAGAGATCAAGATCGCTCCTGCTACTGGTGTTGATTCGAGCAAGGAAGTGTTGTTCGGTTTCAACTTCGCTGAGCTACCGATCCCTGATCTTGGTTTCTTTGCCGAAGACGAGGGACAGATGGCTGCTGATCTTGGTTTCTTTGCTGAAGAGAACTTGGATTGCTTATTCACTGATGATCAGTTTGATGATTTCACTATGCTAGGGTTCGAAGACAGTGGTGGTGGTCCGAGCGAGCTACCTGATTGGGACTTTCCAGATGTTGAGTTCGACTCTAGCTTCTTTTTCGCCGATTATCATCAACACATCCCCTTGAAAAGTTTTGCAGCTTAa